TTGTATTCACCATAGGACACCTCGTATATGTGAGAGGAATTTGAATAGTGGAATGTACCTGCCTTGCCCATTGATAGGTGTTGCCCTAAGCTCCATCCCCTGTGCAGGTGCGGTGAGGGTAACCATGAGACTCTCCAATCTGGAGATGGTTCAGGGGGACTCGGTGACCCTGCCCTGCTCCTTCTTCACCATGAGTCCCCTGTCCAGACTCAACATCATCTGGACCCTGGCACCCTTCTCTGACCCAGACTCCCCCACACAGGTCTAGTTTGTATCCCCATTAGTAGATACGGTGATGGTGTTGAAACGTTCTGCTTGGCACGTCAGAAATGTCTCAGTATGCCGATTTGTGTCCCCCACTGTCCCTCAGGTGATAGTGTTTGATCATGGCCAGGTGATCGAGAACCCCTCCCTGACAGGCAGGGTGGGTTTCCTAGGCATCCCCTGGAGTGCTGACATCATCCTCAACAACACACGCATCTCAGATGCTGGCACCTACCGCTGCATGGTGAGCAACCCCCCAGAGACTGGAGACCCTGGTATAGGGGAACTGGCCCTTAACGTCCTGGGTAGGTGGTTCACATACTAAATCACTATAACCATGTCGTATTACTCCCTGAACGCAATTCTCAACGATAACCGCATCTCATTCGGTGTGTGATTTAACATCGAGTCAGCATGCTGTACGTTGAGTTCTGAGTTACTTTGACAATCTGTACCCGATATGTGGTTTGTTCTTTCAGCACCACCCTCGCTGCCCCTGTGCCTGTGGGATGGGGTCACTGATACAGGGGGGAGCGTTGCCCTGTCCTGCATGGTGGCTGAGGGGGTGCCCACTCCCGAGATGCGGTGGGATAAATTGGAACCAGAGGAAATCTCACTACCCATCAACATGGACGGTAAGAGCAGCCATTCTCTAACTAACCCATGACTAGAACCCGAGAGACATTAACAACATGCTGCAGGTGCAGTGGAGCTTGTCTAATGGTAACCTCGTTCCCAGGCTCAATTGCTGCCGCATAGAGAGCCGGCTGGAGGACGAGATTAATCTAACGATCACTTCAGCTACAGCAATCAGAAAAAAAGTGTGCCATTCACACCATTGTGATGGGTTTAATTTTTATTTCAGGACTAAAAACAGTATTGTTGTAAATGCAAACTAATGTTTGTGTCCTGTAACTTCTGTTGTTCCCCATGTCAGGGGACCTATCAGGCTCTGTCCAGATAGTCAACATCTCGTCCCAGAACTCTGGGCTGTACCGCTGCTCCGTCACCAACCTCCTGGGGACCCAGAACTGTTACGTCAACCTGTCTATCTACAGCCGTGAGTCCCTCCCTGGTCTTCAGTTCTCACTCACTCTACCCCACCACCAATACTTGTCAATCATATCATACACAAGGGTTTTGAAAATGTTGACGAAACAAGTCGGCGTTACTTTAACTGTGTTGGAAGTGCTGAGTTTAGAATCTGAGTACCGCGCTCCCTCTCGGCAGCTCCAGCCAGCTCCCCAGGGATCCTCCAGGGGGTGTTGTTGACCCTGTCCATGGCCCTGGTGCTGTTGGCCCTGCTGGTGCTGGTACTGTGGCTTCATCGCTCTGGCCAGAAGAGAAAGTGGACggagggaaaggaagaggagTGTTATAACGAGATAAGATACACTCCCTCTCTGATCAAACGCTCCTTTGTTTGATCCCTCCATCCAAGGAAGACAAAAACACCTGGATGCcttctacaaaaaaaaaaaaaaaaagattcaaCTCACACTCTACAACTCATTCAACTGAACATTTGTTTCATAAAATGTGTTAAGAATGAGTGTGCATTCCATTGGAGAATGAAGAGAGTTACCTAACCGTGCCCTGCAGATAGACATTGGTTCCCACTATTGAAATATTTCTCCCATAGAATACTTGATAAACTAACTTTTTTTGCTAATAAAATGTTTGACTGGAATATGCTCTGGTTTCTGTTCAAGACCGGTGTTCTGAATCAATATTCAAATGATGATAACATTGCCTGACAAAGGCTGATAGAGAAAATACGACAGGGGAAAGGTAAAATGAAAGCACTCATTGCATTTAATTAGCAAAGGATGACACGAAAAGCTTTAATTtaaataggggggggggggggtcacagaaaACTGTACAGAACTTTTAATATATCGGAATACAGTTTTTAAATAAAACACCCCCCCCCAAATAACTAAAATAattacaataaaaaaaacatgggATGTTTTACATGGGATGGTGTACTATTATACAACATTTGTGCAAAAGAAGTATTAATCGATTCTTCCCAAACTGCATGATTGAATGTGAAGGGCGCCCTTCCACTCGGGAGACGGATCTCTCTTCTGAGAGGAAAACACAAGAGAGAACCTCCCCTAAGACTCAACATAGTGTCTTCCATGAAAAAGAACCAGAAatccaataataataaaatagatttatatatatatatatttttttaaatatatatatttatatacaaaaCATGCTGTACATAAATGGCAGAGATTAAGGAATCCCTTTTATTATAGACACCCAGTTCTGTCCAGTAACTTGTGCTTTCCTTTCTCCCAGTAAGAAAAGTACTCCCTGTTGCTTTGGATATTACACTGAGAATAAGGGgaaagaaaaacaacaaaaaaagggcCCCCGATTACAATGTCTCTGATTTTCCCGAGCCTAGGGAGGACACACGTTAACAAGGGCCGATCAATTAGCTAGATACTGGGTTTTAACATCTGGTAGGCGCCAGCTCCTGTCTGCTCCTCCTCAACAATACCCAAAGACAGCCACGGCGTTAATATTCAATGATCTGACAAACAAAAAGACTCAATTTACATAAGCCCAAGTTCTCAAAATGTGGAGGATGCAACCAAAAGGATGGTTTTAGAAAATGAAGAGACCTGTAGCTCAAGCAGAATGAAAGAAGAACAAAGGGGCAGTAAACCACTGCTGTTTCTGTAGTGGGGGCATCACATTGACTGGCACTTTGAGTAGTGACCCATGAATTCAACCGTGAGGCCCAGACTCCCAAGATTCAGACTAAATTAAACTAGCTACTGCATAATTACCCAGTCTAACTTATGTAGATACCATCTAACCACCTAGCTTTTGAAAACTCCACCCTTCCTGTCTCTTCCCTTTCAGACACAATAAGGAGTAGATCATTCCTATTCGTTACCAATGAGAATGCAGTTTTCCACCTATTAGTTCTTACCCTGTAAGAACAGATTCCCAGAGAAATTTTAGTAGACAGTCCGCTAACTAAAGTGAGAGCTAAGACGGCTAGGGGCGAAAACGAGCATACAAGGCAGTCTTCTAGGACCAGCTTTACACTATGGTACAAAAGGTTATTCCAGATAGCTCTACCATTGATATAAATACATGCCCAGGCAGACCAAGGTACTGCCACATGGATTACTGTAGTGCTGTAAGGCTCTGTAACTCTCTGGACAGACCAGAACGGTGGGAGACGGCCAGCTCGTCTGATATGTGCTCTGGTTAGAGAGATCACGGGAGCGGGTCTCTAGTCTGAAGTGCGTCAAGCGCTTCACTTGCCCGTTAAAAAAGCAGGGTGACAAAAGCAAACGTCTTAAAGTGACTCATCGGGGAACAGTTCCAGTTATATTACACGGCAAATAAAGAGAGGATAACCCTTGGTGAAAGTGTACAGCGGCGACGCCAAAACACGCAGGGCAGAGGTGACGATTAAACAAAAGGCTATTTCGATCGCCGTGTTTCTATCACGCCAGCATGTCAAATAGACAAACCCTTTTAACAGTCTCCCAGGTGTGGTCAATAATAAATATGCCATCTTTGTTTTGAATA
Above is a genomic segment from Oncorhynchus masou masou isolate Uvic2021 chromosome 12, UVic_Omas_1.1, whole genome shotgun sequence containing:
- the zgc:165604 gene encoding immunoglobulin superfamily member 11 isoform X2 gives rise to the protein MGCAGGWLLQAVCLLSTLLDYGAVRVTMRLSNLEMVQGDSVTLPCSFFTMSPLSRLNIIWTLAPFSDPDSPTQVIVFDHGQVIENPSLTGRVGFLGIPWSADIILNNTRISDAGTYRCMVSNPPETGDPGIGELALNVLAPPSLPLCLWDGVTDTGGSVALSCMVAEGVPTPEMRWDKLEPEEISLPINMDGDLSGSVQIVNISSQNSGLYRCSVTNLLGTQNCYVNLSIYSPPASSPGILQGVLLTLSMALVLLALLVLVLWLHRSGQKRKWTEGKEEECYNEIRYTPSLIKRSFV
- the zgc:165604 gene encoding immunoglobulin superfamily member 11 isoform X1 codes for the protein MGCAGGWLLQAVCLLSTLLDYGAVRVTMRLSNLEMVQGDSVTLPCSFFTMSPLSRLNIIWTLAPFSDPDSPTQVIVFDHGQVIENPSLTGRVGFLGIPWSADIILNNTRISDAGTYRCMVSNPPETGDPGIGELALNVLAPPSLPLCLWDGVTDTGGSVALSCMVAEGVPTPEMRWDKLEPEEISLPINMDGDLSGSVQIVNISSQNSGLYRCSVTNLLGTQNCYVNLSIYSRESLPGLQFSLTLPHHQYLSIISYTRVLKMLTKQVGVTLTVLEVLSLESEYRAPSRQLQPAPQGSSRGCC